The genomic window GCCGCCGTAACCGGTCGCGACGAGCGGGAGCCGAAAGTCGATGTGGTGGCCGTTGGCGCGGGCGATGTGCACGAGGGCCTCGGGGGTGTAGTACGCGGTGTGGCCCTTGATGAAGACGTACCTCTGGTGCTCCAGGTCGCCGCCCTCGTAGATGTTGGTGGAGCAGACCAGCAGGCCGCTCTCGTCGACGAAGTCGAGCAGGCGGGGGAACTCCTCTGCGGGGTTGGGGAAGTGCTCGATGACCTCGCAGGCGATCACGACGGAGAACCTGCGTGACGGCGGCTCGTTGATGTCGACGAACTCGGCGTCGTCGCGCAGGTGCATCACGTCGCCGATGGCCACGTCGCGCACCCGAGGCAGTTCGGCGATGTGTCGGTTGTCGAGGCTGCGGCCCGCGCCGTAGACGAGGACGTCGAGGTCGTCGCGCTTCAGGATCTGCGCGGCCATCTTCGCCATGTGGAACTCGCGGCCCTGCCGCGTCTCGGTGCCGACTCGCGCTCGCATCGGGAACTTCTCCAGACCCTCGAGGTTGCGGTAGTCGCGGGTGTTGTCCGGGTTGCCGACGTGACCACAGCTGCGACAGATGCGGACGACGCAGACCCATGTCGGGTCCTTGACGAACCTGATCGTCCTGCGCCGCGGGCGGCCGGTGCCGCAGACCAGGCAGGTCTCGGTGGGGTCGCCGGCGTCCTCGGCCCGGTCGCGCAGGTGCTTACGGACGGCGGCGACGTACCGTTTCCTGGTGGACGGCCGGGCGAGGCCGACTGCCGCTCGCGCGGCTCGGCGTGCCTTGCCCTGCAGCGTGCCCCGGTCAGATGCCGCTGACATCCGCCGACGCTAACACGCGCCGCCCCTATTCTCGCCCCAGCTCTTGCCCGCGCGTGCGGCTATCAGACGTCGACGGCGGGCGTCGGGACCGGCGCCGGCCGGTCGGCGTCTCGACCGGATGCCAGGCTGATCGCGACGTAGACGACGAGCGAGACGGGGATGGCGATGACGGCGCCCGCACCCGGCGCGAACGGCGGGGCGTTGAGCCAGTACACGGCGAGCACGACGCCGACGAGCGAGCTGATGAGCGCGGCGCGGCCGGAGCCGCGGCGCCACAGCAGTCCGCCGTACAGCGGCACGAAGCAGGTCGAGCCCCAGATCACGAACAGGCTGAGCGTGGCGACCGCCAGCAGCGGCAGGTCGGCGAGCGAGAGTACGAACGCGACGGCCGCGGCGACGAGGACCGTGCACCTGGCGCCGTAGACCGAGACCCGTTCAGTACGGTCCGCGGCCGCGCCACGCCGTTGCATCAACGGCTTGATCACGTCGTTCGACACGATCGTGCTGATGGTCAGGATGTACGAGTCGCACGCGGCCGTGATGCCCGACAGCAGCGCGAAGATCATGATCCAGCCCATCCACGAGGGCGCGATCTCGCTGAAGAACAGGGGGAAGGCGGCGTCGCTGTTGGCGAGCTTCGGCAGCTGCGTCCTGGCGGACAGGCCGATGAGGTTGAGCGCGAGGTAGACCACGATGATCGCGAGCCCGGGCAGCCCGAGCGTCCATCCCGCCACGCGCGCACGCTTGCCGGACAGCGCCTGCGCGCCGAAGTCCGCGCGGCACGCGACGCCGGCCATCCAGCCCATGCTCGTGCCGAGCAGGATGCTCCAGGTGAGCGCGCCGTCGCTCGTCGCGGACAGCAGTGTGGGGTCGACGGCGCGTACGTCGTCGAGCAGTGCGCCGAAGCCGCCGGCCGTGGCGACGGCGATCCCCGCGCCGAGCAGCACGACCACCAGGATGACGACGGCCTGCACGCTGTTGATGAGCGAGGTCACGCGCATCCCGCCGAGTGCGACGTAGCCGATGAGCGCGACCAGGATGATCAGCTCGGAGAGCCAGACCGGGAGCCCCGCCACGCTGTTCAGCAGCACGCCCACGCCGACGAGGTTGAGCATCAGGTAGAGCGTGTAGATGGCGACGAAGACCATGCCGAACCACGCGCGCATCGAGTAGCTCTTGTACCGGGCGCCGACGAACTCCGGGATGCTGCTGACGTGCCACTGGTGCAGCTTCTTCGACACCAGCGCCAGCGGGAAGTGCCCGAGGATGGTGCCGAAGAAGAACGAGATCATCGCGAACCCGCTCGCGTAGCCGTACCCGGTGAAGCCGATGAGCGAGACGGCACTGAGGTACGTCGCGATGTTCATCAGCACCAGGCGTGGCGCGCCGAGCTGGCGGGACGCCACCGCGAAGTCGTGCGTGCTCTCCGAGCGGTGCCTGCGCGACAGCAGGAACCCGATCACGAGGAGGAGCACGAAGAAGACGAGTGCGCTGACCGTGTAGTAGGCGTTGACGTTTTCCACGCTGTCTTCTCCCTGTCAGCGGTCGGAGCGGGAGTCCCTGGTGACGTAGAGCGCGACGACGAGCGTCAGCACTCCGACGACGACGTTGACCACCAGCCAGGCCACGGTCTCCGGGGGCATGCCGTCTCACCTCCTACGGTGTCGTGTCACGGTCTTTCGTCCAGGCCGGCGATGCCGAGCAGGTTCATCACCTGCTCGACGATGTCCGGGACCCAGGCCCGCACCTCGGCCTCCTGTCGGCCGCCCAACGGGTGGGGGGCCTCCACGATGCGCAGCTGCGGAGTGCCCGCGGCAGCGACCAGGGTGTGGGCCATCTGCACGAACGGGGTCGTGCAGAACAGGACCACGGGTATGCCAGCCCGCTCGAACCGAGCGGCGTCGCGGCAGCTCCACGACGTGCAGGCGCCTCAGTCACCACTCCCGGTGAAGATGAGGTTGGCGGTCGCCGCGAGCCGTTCGCGCACGTCCTCGTCCATGCCTTCGGCCGCGCTGCCCTTGCGTTCGAACGTGAGGCGCATGCCGCCCGCCCGCTCGCTCACCGCGCGGGCGACGTCCTCCATCAGCAGCCGTGCGTTCGGCTTGGTGTTGTCCAGCACGGCGAGCACGCCGCCGGCGAGGTCGATCACCTCGGTCTTGACGTCGTCGCCGAGATCGGGCGGCCTGCCCAGTGGACTGAACACCTTGACGGTACGAGTCATCGATTCTCACCTCCGGGATCGGAGCGACCCTGGTCGACCGCGAGCGTCACGGATCGCGTGATGCCGAAACTGTGCAGCACGCTGGAGTGCTTGCCCGGCCCGCCCGTGACCACGATGCGGAAGCCGTCGGGCGAGTCCGCGTACGGGAGCTCGGCGTCGTCGTCGGTCTCCGCGTTCTTCCACGCCGGCCAGGACTGCATCCCCCACATGCCGCCGAGCTTGAAGTCGGCGAGGCGCATCCGCGCGTGCTCGTACAGCCACATCTGCACGTCGCGTGGTCCGAAGCCGGACGCGGCGATCGTGGCGGCGTGCTCGGGACCGAGCGCGACGAAGATCTCGCCGCCGCTGTAGTGCGCGTTGTTCGCGCCGAGCACCGTGACGGTCGATGCGATCACCGACAGGATGCCGACGGCGTCGGTGCTGACGTGGTCGTTGACGTTGTGCGGGTTCTCGCAAGCGACGACGGTGACCGCGCTGTCGGTGCTCGCGAGGCCCGGGTACGTCGTCGGGTAGGTCGGCCACGGGCTCTCGGCGGCGTTCTCGGCGATGCAGAAGCTGTACTTGCTCGGCTGCCCCTGGGTCGCCCGGTCGCGTGCCCCAGGACGCGCGCCGCCGATGTTCATCAGGCAGAGCCGGACCGCGCGGCCGACCGTCGCGTTCGCGCGGTTGCCGGGTCCGAACGTACCCGCTCCCGCATTGAAGCCGAGCTCGGTGACGGCCGGACCGTGCACGATGACGAGCGGAGCGCCCGGGTGGGTGGTGGCCTGCAGGCCGTTGAGGTTGAACGGCGCCTCGATCATCGCGCGCACGGCGGTGAGGACGATCGGGAAGACCTCGGGCGGACACCCGGCCATCGTGGCGTTGGCCGCGACCTTCGCCGGGGTCACGATGCCGTCGCCCGGAGGCATCAGGCCGAGCTCGTCGTCCGCGCCGGCGTCGACGCGCTCCAGCATCGCGGCGACCCTGTCGCTCGTCGGAGCGAGGGCGGGCAGCCCGTCTCCCCAGTCAGAACCCGGCTGCTGCGTCAGGAGTCCCGCATCGTCGACCGGAACGTCGATCCAGTCGTCGGTGGCGCCGAACGTCATCGTCATCGCGCATACCAGTTCGTATATACGAACATTTGGTCCTGTTTACGAAAACGAGGTTCACACGAACGGGGGACTGCGTCAATGCTTGCAGACAGAATTGACGGAGTCATGGAGCGCACATGAGTGAGCCCGCCGCACCTCTCGACCCCGCGGGACTACGCGTCGTCACCGCGGGTGGGTCGGCCGACGACGCCGTGACCAGGCTCGACCGGCACGGTCTCGGCGACGGCCTGCCGGTCGTCCCGCCGACGCGTCCGCGGGTGACGGCGATGCTGGCCGGACGCGCGCCCGACGAGCCGGTCACCGAGCTCGTCCCGCTGCCGTACGCGACCACGGTCGAGGACGTCGCCCTGTGCGCGGTGCTCGCGGGATGCGAACCGGGAGCGCTTCCGTACCTCGTGGCGGCGGTCCACGCCGTGGCCGCACCGGAGTTCAACCTGCTGGGCATCTCGACGACGACGGGCAACGCCGCCGTCGGCGTCGTCGTGCACGGCGACGGCCCGCCGCGGTACGGATTCGACACCGGCGCGAACTGCCTCGGCCCGTCGCGGGTCAACGCGGGCTTCGGTCGCGCCCTCGCGCTGGCGTGCCGGCTGCTCGGCGGCGCGGTGCCCGGCGTGCTGGACATGGCGACGCTCGGCCAGCCCGCGAAGCTCGCCCTGTGCCTGGCGGAGGGCGAGGTCCCGTCGGGATGGACCTCGTGGCATCGGTCCCGCGGTTGCGCATCCGGCTCGGAGGCCGTGACCGTCTTCGGCGCCGCGGGCCTGCTCGAGGTGGCCGACACCTGGAGCGACAGTGCGCGTGGCCTGCTCGAGTCGCTGGCGTCGGCCACGCCCCTGCCCGCCGCCGTCAGCGCGAGCGGCGAGCTCGTCGGTGGTGGCCAGCAGCTGTACGTCCTGCCACCTGAGTGGGTGGTGCGCCTGGTGGCGGAGGGCTGGACCCGGGAGTCCGTGGGCGCCTTCCTCTACGAGCACGCGGTGCTCGCCGTCGACCGGCTGCCTGCCGGCGCAGCGTCGCGGCTCACCGACCGGGCGAGGGAACGCGGCGTGCTGCGGTGCGCGGCGTCGCCGGACGACTTCCTCCTGGTGTGCACGGGCGGCACCGGCGTCAAGGCCGCGTACCTCCCGTCGTGGCCGGGGGGATCGCGGGCGGTCACCCGACCGGTCGTCTGATCACCGTTGCGTACGACGAAAGTGAGGAGGTGACCTGTGAAGCCCACCAACGACGAGCTCGACGACCTGCTCGCGCCGATGCGTGAGGCGCTCCGCGCCGACGGCGCGGACGTCCAGGTCGTCGACTGGGACGAGCACCGGCTGTCGATGCGGCTGGTGCTCGAGTCGGTCGACTGCGAGGAGTGCGTCCTCCCGCGCGAGAGCCTCGAGCAGACCATGCTGGCGATGCTGCGGCCCGGGTACGCCGGTCTGCGTGACGTGCGGCTGAGCGATCCGCGAGAGCCGGAGTCCGGGTCCGCGTGAGGTACGACATCGCCGTGCTCGGTGGCGACGGCGTCGGACCGTCGGTCGTCGCGCAGGCGGCCAAGGTCCTCGCCGCCGTCGAGGAACGGTGGCCGCACCGCTTCGTCCTCACCGAGCACGCGGTCGGGGCGGCGGCGCTGGCGGCCGATGGCACGAGCCTGCCGGCTGCGACGCTCGACGCGGCGCGCGCGTCCGCGGCGGTCCTGTTCGGTGCGGTCGGCGACCCGGCACTCGACCGGTCGGCGGGGGAGGAGAGCCCGACCGCGGCGTTGCTCAGGCTCCGGCGCGAACTGCGTCTCCACACCGGGATCCGGCCGGTGGCGTTGCCCGGCGAGCTGGCCGACCTGGCGTCGCTGCGGGTGGCGGAGGACAGGTCACCGATCGACCTCGTCATCGTCCGTGACCTGTCGGCCGGTCTCTTCCACGGCATCCCCCGCGGGCGGCGGTGGTCGCAGGCGGGCGTCGAGGAGGCGTTCGACACCATGAGCTACACGACGACGGCGATCGCGCGCACGGCATGCACCGCGTTCGAGATCGCGCGGCGGCGACGGGCGTCCGTCGTCTCCGTCGACCAGGCCAACGTGCTCGAGAGCTCGGCCCTGTGGCGCGAGGAGGTCACGAGGACCGCGGCGGAGTACCCGGACGTGCGCCTCGAGCACGTCCTCGTCGACAACTGCGCGAACGAGCTCGTCCGCCGGCCGGACCGTTACGACGTCATCCTCACCGACGGGCTCTTCGGCGGGATCCTGAGCGACGAGGCGGGCGCGGTCACGGGGTCGATCGGCATGCTCGCCTCGGCCAGCGTCGGCGACGGCCCGGGCATCTTCGAGCCCGTGCACGGCTCGGCGCCCCGGCACGCCGGCCGGGACGAGGTCAACCCGATCGGGACGATCCGCGCGCTGGCGATGCTCCTCGACCTGGCGCTGGGGCTGAGTGACGCGGCGCGGGCCGTGGAGGAGGCGGTCGTGCGTACCGTTGCCGCGGGCCACCGCACGTACGACATCGCGGCTCCCGGCGGCCGCGTCGTCGGCACCGACGCCATGGGCGACGCGATCGCGGCAGCCGTCGCCCGTCCCTGACACGGAGCGCGCGCCTCCCGTACCGATGGCTTCCGGTCCGCGGGTCGGCGCTGTTACGGTCAGCGCGTCCGGGTCCACGCCTGCCCGGTCGGCGTCCCTGCCGCCTCGTCACCGTTTGTCCGCATCGTCGCCGACCGGTGGGCACAGCACGAAGGAGTGCACCGTGCAGCGCAGCACCGATCGAATCCTCACGACCCACACCGGCAGCCTGCCTCGGCCCGACGAGCTCGAGGAGGCGATGCTCGAGACGCTCGCCGGCAGGAAGCACAGCGATCCCGACCGGGTCGCGGTCCTCGTGCGCGAGGCCACCGCGGGGGTGGTGCGGAAGCAGGCGGACGCCGGCATCGACATCGTGAACGACGGTGAGTACGGCAAGCCGTCGTACTCGACCTACGTGACCGACCGTTTGAACGGCTTCGGCGGCGAGTCCGACCCGCTCGTCATCTCCGACTTCACCGACTACCCGGGTTCCGAGCGGAGCCTCGCGAGCGATCCCGCGTACACGCAGATGGCGCGACCCGCATGCGTCGAGCCGGTCACCCGCAGGGACGACGCAGACGCGGCCGCGCAGACCGACATCGCACTGCTCAAGAGCGCACTCGAGGGCGTCGACGTGACAGGTGCGTTCATGACCGCGGTGTCACCCGCGACGATCAGCATGTTCATGCAGAACAAGTACTACCCCGACGTCGAGTCGTACCTCTCCGCGCTGGCCGACGCGATGAGGCCCGAGTACCAGGCCATCATCGACGCCGGCTTCGACCTCCAGATCGACGCGCCCGATCTCGGCTGCGGACACGTCCTCTACGCCGGAGCCGACCACGACGAGCTCAAGCGCAACCTCGCGCTGCACATCGAGATCCTCAACGCCGCGCTCGACGGCCTGCCATCGGACCGGATGCGTATGCACGTGTGCTGGGGCAACTACGAGGGGCCGCATCACTACGACATCGAGTTCAAGGAGATCGTCGACATCGTGCTGCGCGCCCGACTCGACGGCCTCGTCGTCGAGGGTGCCAACCCGCGGCACGAGCACGAGTGGCAGGTCTGGGAGGACGTACCGCTGCCGGACGGCAAGCTGCTCATGCCGGGCGTCATCGACTCGACCAACAACTACATCGAGCATCCGGAGCTGATCGCGCAGCGCCTGGTGCGGTACGCGAAGGTGGTCGGGCGGGAGAACGTCCTCGGCGCGAGTGAC from Streptosporangiales bacterium includes these protein-coding regions:
- a CDS encoding methyltransferase domain-containing protein; the protein is MSAASDRGTLQGKARRAARAAVGLARPSTRKRYVAAVRKHLRDRAEDAGDPTETCLVCGTGRPRRRTIRFVKDPTWVCVVRICRSCGHVGNPDNTRDYRNLEGLEKFPMRARVGTETRQGREFHMAKMAAQILKRDDLDVLVYGAGRSLDNRHIAELPRVRDVAIGDVMHLRDDAEFVDINEPPSRRFSVVIACEVIEHFPNPAEEFPRLLDFVDESGLLVCSTNIYEGGDLEHQRYVFIKGHTAYYTPEALVHIARANGHHIDFRLPLVATGYGGKRKRYVFFTRDASLLPEIAGYFGRHMYAPSEGPWANKELASPNP
- the leuB gene encoding 3-isopropylmalate dehydrogenase, producing the protein MRYDIAVLGGDGVGPSVVAQAAKVLAAVEERWPHRFVLTEHAVGAAALAADGTSLPAATLDAARASAAVLFGAVGDPALDRSAGEESPTAALLRLRRELRLHTGIRPVALPGELADLASLRVAEDRSPIDLVIVRDLSAGLFHGIPRGRRWSQAGVEEAFDTMSYTTTAIARTACTAFEIARRRRASVVSVDQANVLESSALWREEVTRTAAEYPDVRLEHVLVDNCANELVRRPDRYDVILTDGLFGGILSDEAGAVTGSIGMLASASVGDGPGIFEPVHGSAPRHAGRDEVNPIGTIRALAMLLDLALGLSDAARAVEEAVVRTVAAGHRTYDIAAPGGRVVGTDAMGDAIAAAVARP
- a CDS encoding epoxyalkane--coenzyme M transferase codes for the protein MQRSTDRILTTHTGSLPRPDELEEAMLETLAGRKHSDPDRVAVLVREATAGVVRKQADAGIDIVNDGEYGKPSYSTYVTDRLNGFGGESDPLVISDFTDYPGSERSLASDPAYTQMARPACVEPVTRRDDADAAAQTDIALLKSALEGVDVTGAFMTAVSPATISMFMQNKYYPDVESYLSALADAMRPEYQAIIDAGFDLQIDAPDLGCGHVLYAGADHDELKRNLALHIEILNAALDGLPSDRMRMHVCWGNYEGPHHYDIEFKEIVDIVLRARLDGLVVEGANPRHEHEWQVWEDVPLPDGKLLMPGVIDSTNNYIEHPELIAQRLVRYAKVVGRENVLGASDCGFATMVGMRGTAPSVAWGKLESLSAGARLATEQLW